The following proteins come from a genomic window of Halorussus halophilus:
- the gatB gene encoding Asp-tRNA(Asn)/Glu-tRNA(Gln) amidotransferase subunit GatB, translated as MTAQAVQQGDLAVVIGLEVHVQLETETKIFCGCSTDVADDEPNTHTCPVCLGLPGALPVLNEGAVEAAVKIGKAIDADIPEETTFHRKNYFYPDLPKGFQITQYDAPICQDGSLEVEVEGERRVVGIERAHLEEDPGSLQHQGGNIDTAEYTLVNYNRAGVPLVEIVTEPDFRGAEEVRAFLAKLEEVLEYLGIFDSQRDGSLRIDANLSVVPAEEMDDDGTISDETLAAANRTEVKNISSHKGAEKALAYEATRQKNAVQRGREVEQETRHWDESRGITVSMRSKEEEKDYRYFREADIPPLQVSDWKQKLDIPELPDARRERFQTEYDLSEEAASKLTSTKQVADFYEDVASEYDPDLAATWVADNLLGELNYRDMEITDVADRLGEFKHLIEMVAEDEITTKNAEEVVLREMLDEGEDPETIIDREGLGKADEGQVESAVTEAIEENPDAVEDYYEGEGGALNFLVGQVMQKTGGSADPGSVNQMLREELEE; from the coding sequence ATGACTGCTCAGGCTGTTCAGCAGGGGGACCTCGCCGTCGTCATCGGACTGGAGGTCCACGTCCAGCTGGAGACGGAGACGAAGATCTTCTGCGGTTGTTCGACCGACGTGGCCGACGACGAACCGAACACCCACACCTGTCCGGTGTGTCTCGGCCTGCCCGGCGCGCTCCCCGTGCTGAACGAGGGGGCCGTCGAAGCCGCCGTGAAAATCGGGAAGGCAATCGACGCCGACATCCCAGAAGAGACCACCTTCCACCGGAAGAACTACTTCTACCCCGACCTGCCGAAGGGCTTCCAGATAACGCAGTACGACGCGCCCATCTGTCAGGACGGAAGTCTGGAAGTCGAAGTCGAGGGCGAGCGCCGCGTCGTCGGCATCGAGCGTGCGCACCTCGAAGAAGACCCCGGGAGCCTCCAACACCAAGGTGGCAACATCGACACTGCGGAGTACACGCTGGTCAACTACAACCGTGCGGGCGTCCCGCTGGTGGAAATCGTCACCGAACCGGACTTCCGCGGTGCCGAGGAGGTCCGGGCCTTCCTCGCGAAGCTCGAAGAAGTGCTGGAATATCTCGGCATCTTCGACAGCCAACGCGACGGCAGTCTCCGAATCGACGCCAACCTGAGCGTCGTCCCCGCCGAGGAGATGGACGACGACGGTACCATCAGCGACGAGACGCTCGCCGCCGCGAACCGCACCGAGGTCAAGAACATCTCCAGCCACAAGGGTGCGGAAAAGGCACTCGCCTACGAGGCGACCCGCCAGAAGAACGCCGTCCAGCGCGGCCGCGAAGTCGAGCAGGAGACCCGTCACTGGGACGAATCCCGGGGCATCACCGTCTCCATGCGCTCGAAGGAAGAGGAGAAAGACTACCGCTACTTCCGCGAGGCCGACATCCCGCCGCTCCAAGTCAGTGACTGGAAGCAGAAACTCGACATCCCGGAGCTACCCGACGCCCGCCGCGAGCGGTTCCAGACGGAGTACGACCTGAGCGAGGAAGCCGCGAGCAAACTCACCTCCACGAAGCAGGTCGCGGACTTCTACGAGGACGTCGCCAGCGAGTACGACCCCGACTTGGCCGCGACGTGGGTCGCCGACAACCTGCTCGGCGAACTCAACTACCGCGACATGGAGATAACCGACGTAGCCGACCGACTCGGCGAGTTCAAGCACCTCATCGAGATGGTCGCCGAAGACGAGATTACGACGAAGAACGCCGAAGAGGTCGTCCTCCGCGAGATGCTGGACGAGGGCGAAGACCCCGAGACCATCATCGACCGCGAAGGCCTCGGCAAGGCAGACGAAGGGCAGGTCGAGAGTGCGGTCACCGAAGCTATCGAGGAGAACCCCGACGCCGTCGAGGACTACTACGAAGGCGAAGGTGGTGCGCTGAACTTCCTCGTCGGGCAGGTCATGCAGAAGACCGGCGGCAGTGCCGACCCCGGTTCCGTGAACCAGATGCTCCGCGAGGAGTTAGAGGAGTAG